A window of Watersipora subatra chromosome 10, tzWatSuba1.1, whole genome shotgun sequence genomic DNA:
TGAAAACAGGTCTGATTACGACTCTTGAAAAACCAGCCGCACTTTGAGCAGCCATTAATGAGCAATGAACGAGCAGCCATTAATTTCCTTATGGAACGCTGTTAAACAGATAACTGCTAAAAAATATACTATGATCTTTAAACGAGATTTAAGGTCAAACACATTCTAAACAAAtcaaaactgaaataaaaagatCGGCTATAGGCATATCAGTTTGGTAGTTGGATAATATACGTGatcaataaacaaataattattgAGCTTGATGATTTTACTAAAGCCAAATTTAACTAAAAAATCTGAAAGATCAGCACAATAAATACCAGGCTGCAGTTATTTTTAAGCTGCAAAGAGAAATTGAAAAACAATTCAAGAAACAAATTTATCacaaatcataaaatatatgtagtCTTAGTCTAACTATTGTTTGTATTAAACAACTATAAActtgaaaaatgtttcaaaactaTAATTAGGCCACAGGCTTGACCAACAGGCTGCTATCAGAATAATTTTTTTACCTCTTGAGAAGCAGCATGTCAACTAATTTAGAGCAGTAATTTTCTCAAGCAAGACTATGCATAAAAATTTCAATGAAATAGCTACGAAGAAGAAATGTAACACAAAAATTTCAGCCAAAAGATTGTTTCGGCTGATTGCATAataattaattcaattaaataATTATGTTAAGGCACTCGTGACAGGCTAGTAAGAAATGTGGAAGTTATCaggaaaattttaaaaaaagcgATGAATGGGAAAGaaatttttaatacatttttttagaTGGAGACTCTTAAAAAGCGTGTTCATGTGCTGCGAAAACATTGTAACTGTGTCATGCGCAAGTAACCTAATTACAATTAACCcacaaatataaaacaaattgtATCTATTACAGTATTTAGCTAATCATCTGGCTTCCGCAACAGGTATGTGAATATGTGAGTAAAAtagaaatagtaaaaataaaaagtaaaccaCAGATTATTTTTTGGCGTCTTCAATTGATTACACAGGCAAGCTTTTCAGTGCAATATACATTGTACTTTAATATAATTAGATTTTACCAGCTATGTTGCTTTTTTTTACTATAACGGTAGGATCTCCAGAGCCCGCATAAAATGTATCAATTTATATCATCATCAACAAAACAGCTATCTCACAATATGTATACATTCTTGCCATGAGATAGCAAAATTTAGCTGCGGAAACATGACCTTTACAGCAATTAACTTACCCTAGACATAGTTTATACACATAAATTGGCGGATTACGCGGTCACCTAGTTGATACATAATGCCGTCAGTAGCGAAATAATCTAAACCGAAAATTTATACATAGGAACAACCCATTGAGCGCTATTAATATTCGTTTAATAAATCGTAGAGGTCGTAGGATGGCGTGTAAGACTGAGAGCCCAAACAGCACATGACACGTGTGTCTTACAGTTTACtaaaaatatagaaatgaagCTGCACGCGGAAAAACTTCGTTGCGGTAACTCTATGGCTAATACGTTTAGTTTCCTGAGCTGGTGGTTACCGCTATGGAAGATAAAAATGTTCTTCCAGGTATGTCCGTTACGACTTCTAGGAGTGATCTGCGTTATCCAGATTTATCAGTCCAATAAATAGCAAAGTATTTAAAATTCTTTTCTACATAAACTAGATGTAGATACTAACTTGTTAGCTGCACCTCCTGCATTAACCACCAACCAATCCAAAAGCAATTACGAAACAAATTGTGACACTGCCACTGTGTTCGCTGATCGCAGGTATTAAAATCTACGAGGAAGGGGTTAGAAGGAGGGTAGCTTTTCCATATTGTGCTTCCATTGTGCAGATACTGTGCgctaccagacaaagacagcctAAAAGGCCAAACGAACCACTCTGGTTTAATAAATCTGCAAAGCGTGCATGCAACAAGCAACGTAAGTTATACTCCTTGTATAAGAAAAAAGGAGACAGTGAATTActtaataaatacaaacaactaCGTCGAAGtaacaaaaagttatttaaaaaccTCAAAAAAGACTACATGACCAATAGACTATACAATCCACTGGTAGAGGGTGACACCAAACCcttctatagatatataaaagaattaaaaggaaatgcaaacaaaattgtgtCGATGGAACAAGACAATGGAGTATTGACTGAAAATGATTATGAAACTGCTAATATACTAAATTCTTTTTTCAGAGCGTCTTCTCGAAACCTTCTCCTCTACCTACACTGCCATTTATTGCCGATCCCCAAAATATTTCGATCTCAACCAACGgagtattaaaattaataaataaccTGAAAACTGGTAAGGCCGCAGGCCCAGATAAGATTGGAAAAAATCAACTCACTCTAGACCCCGAAGGAACAGCCGTTATTTTGACGAGCATATTTGACTATTCACTTCAAACAGGTACCTTGCCCGAAGAATGGAAAATTGTAGTACTAGAACTCTAGTATATCACCCTATTACAAACTCAAACGACATGACACTATTACAAACTGACCTCGATAACCATTTCAATGGGGACAGTCCAATGGTATGTTATTTAACGCCAAAAAGAGCACTATTGTTTCATTCGGGAAAACATCGCTTACAGACAAATACCCCATAAATTACCATCTCGGGAACACCCCTTTAATCACATGTGACACTGTAAAATACCTTGGTGTGTACCTTTCAAAAGACAACAAGTGGAATACacatattgaatatatttgtatgaAAGCATCACGCATCCTTggattgttaaaaaatactattagtGATGCCCCAGTCGCAGTGAAATTGATTGCTTATAAGCAGCTGTGTCGACCTGTTCTTGAATACGCAGCCGAGGTCTGGGACCCTCATACAGCCACGCATTCCGACATGCTGGAACGCATACAAAATAAAGCTGTGAggttcattaaaaatattaaaggcAGAGAGGTGTCCgtctcagaagaaaaattcatGTGTGGCTTAAAGTCCTTAAAACACAGAAGACAGCAACAGAGATTGTCTGTACATTAATATCATATCAAACAAAGATACGTTTCCATCCATCCATGACACACTGACTGAAATGAACGCATCTACTCACTACATGACCACACGTTCTAACAATCTAAACGCCCTCTCCTGTGACTCTGGTCAGTTTTTGCAGGGATTCATCCTCAGGACATCTCGGGAGATCCGCACTGGGGAGATTGTAGCGgactaacaaaaaaaacaaaaaaaagaccTAGCGATCGGAGGGTCCCTTTCTTGCTTCTCATGAAACTCTAGGGACTAAACATCATCCAGTTCCAGATCTgactaaattgaaaaattacacaAGAATGTATCTTGTGGAAAGGGGTGGAAAGcatgttgtaaaatatgactattgattaccacaataaagattgctcatatatataacgTCATCTTTCCCCACCCATTTGATTATTGACATAGTCAAATTTGGAAGTCAGACAAAAGACTCTGTTATGAAGTAGCAAGGGAACACAGCCACAACATCTGAACATTTTATAAGTTGTCTTAAAAATCTAGAAAATTCTACAGTTTTTAGTCGCTCATTTTTTAATCGTTCAATACTGGCAGACATGCAAAGAACTGGGTGTAAGAGCATTGACAGCTGTTTTCGTAGAGCTGTAACTCTCATTGGCGATTTTTAACCTTCTGTcactattagtaataaattaGTATTTTTGTTAGTTTATATTTGCAAGGTGTTGGACTTGTAGCATTAAAGATGTATCTTgtgttattaaatatatagaTTGTTATAATTTAGCACTTTCACTAATCTAATGCTGATCAGTTAGTTcatgcaatttaaaaaaaagcacACAAACCGTACATAGTCGAAAATGAACTAAGATAACAATATTAATTCAATACATTTGTGTTGATGCAGGAGAATTGTGTATAGCATGGTTCTTCTAAAAACACGTATAACTCACTAGTCTTCTTAACAACTGTACAAGCTGGGTACGGATTTATAACACTACAGTTTGGTGAAATGCTAATAGGCGTTCATCTCCAAATTATGCATTTTTGGTAGGCTTGCCTACTCAAATTTGTCTAACTAAAATTCAGGTTTGTTTAGGCCACAAATTAGCACCAGTTTCAAAACAAATCCTTTTTTGTTCTCAtgatttttttagcaaaaaaataaTCTGGAATATCAGCAAAATTCTTTTTTGTATGTAATGCTGGTTTTTCTCTTTTGGAACTCTAATATCAGGAGCTAGTAGCAATCCGAAATTGTCCTGAAATAAGAACTGAAATTACTAACACCGGCAGAATATCAATGAATCAACCATGAATTGATGACCAAACGAGACTGAAATTGGGATAAAAAATTTCTTGTTTACACATTCTGAACATCCGGTTTGCTCAGCGACTCTTTGCACTACTGATATTAATAAAATGAggcaacaataaataatttccTCGAAGTTCTTTAATCTGCATATGgctgtaaatttatatatatatttctcaaagtatgtcgtgtgtctgcattccggctatagttatagcgcacgctgattattttaccgatgcggccaCAGGTTATCGATGCccatgttaagaaatatttttcataaggttcaattactatatctggggtcaaggccaatttttcCCGCATGGACAATAACATTGTCTCCGTAGAGGAGGAGTGTctccgtattcaaagttttgatggatagcttctggtggcaCAGTAACCTTTGTTATACACATGCagttctatgcaagaattgttattattaattctacatactcaggatttttattttgttttctcagttcgtaataattgtatcattaccgtagcaaaaccgacttactttagctattacttgctaagtatttcacatttacatctaaacctttttataatcgttttattttttaatttatttgacctgcacgaaacattttcctcatgatatgaggaaatatgagtttaaacgtcgtttgacaaagtttgaaaacctttacatttgtttttgttttctaataaattatttcaactaagacttttctcatgatatgtagtttgaaagttagaatggtaaatgctgttatatgttaaatacaaatcaattttctgaccaaagacttatttattacccgggcaatgccaggtagcacagctagtatacatatataatgaaGTGCCAAATCTATTAACGTACAACTGCATAAAAGCCAAGCTAAAACGACCTTCCACTACTAACGAGGGAATTACAttttgttaaaccataactgtcacatacaacctttatcatatttactaggtaaatcagacatgctgattccgattttgtactcaaaataaaggttggtccactaactttcagagtattgaaagcttttttacagcgttttaatatcggtctcgaaaacaacacgaccggcacaacaagctccacccataaatacatgacgtaacctagctttttagaaaCGGCTTTAGGAATGTTTAGACTGAtctaaaataatagagatgggtgttttaaaatccattattatctaaattcaatcttaaaaataatttcagtcttctctaaaaggtaaataagctatttaacattgcatatttaaaaatgagctcaaaaaagcgcgataacaacgctagcttgtcaACGCTAgcttttgagctcatttttattggcgttcagcccatttaaacatcatgtaacaagctatgagcaattttaaatagtttatatacctttcataaaagacagattattttacaggctggatttagttAATAACGGGTTTTAAGACgtccatctctattattctaaatcagactaaacatccctaacttctgttcttgaaaaagctaggtttcgtcacatatttatgggcgaagcttgttatgccgatcgtgttgttttcgagaccgatattaaaacgctgtaaaaaagccttcaatactctgaaagttagtggaccaatctttattttgagtacaaaatcggaatcagcatgtctgatttacttagaaaatacgataaaagttgtacgtgacagttatggtttaagtgtTATGGCTTGTAAAGGATGGATGGTTGTAGGACATCTGTTTGAAGAGCTACTTGGATAGGTAGGTCAAGGTACTTTGAAGGTGCCATTAACGTAAGGAAAGTTTTTCTAGTGATGGTAATCATTGTCGAGACACTAGTGCTCTTAATATACTTTCTAGAAGCCTGGGCACTAGCTTCTTTTAAACCAGATGCTCCTTGGTATATGCTGATTTTCCACAGTGTCCTTGGTAAGTGCGGGCTACCCAGTTTCTTCGACACTCGCATCATATTCCGGTGTGTACCATCAGCTTGCTTAGTCAGATAGTGCAACTAACAATTCCAGATTTCACACCAGTAAACATAAGTTGGTTCACCCTGGCACAAATCCTGTGTTGGTCAGTAGGAAATCAGGTCGGTAGGTAGCCGCTAGCAAGGTTATTTGGCTTGTAATAAACTAAGTAATTGGAGTCGTTGACCTACATAATTTGTGCTTGTATCCAAAGCATCTACTAAATCAAATGCAGGTTATAGAACACCCACAGGATATCTATTCAAACAATTGATCTGATAGGAAACCAATGTGAAAAGAGAGTGAAAAACTTTTCTTATAAATATTCTTTGCTGTTCTGATGAAACATGTTATTACTTCCTCTTGACTTTaatgttaaaatattgtttctgGCTTTAGAATTAATTTTAAGAGTCTACCTAACTTCTTTTAACGTTTTTAGTAGCTGAACTTGTTATCACTCACTCATAGTCAGTTATTTTTGTGCACTAAATCTATCTATGATAAGATGGCTTGGCTACTAAGGTCTGctattgtttttagttttttctctTATTTATAATTAAGGAGTCCTTGACAGTTATCAGGTAAAAGGGGTTTACGATACAGTAGGTCTGCTGTTGCTAAGACCAAATCACCCAGAGAACAGCAAAAGAATGTTGCATGACATCCAAAATTATATACAGAGAAACATCAAGTCACAAAAAACATTTCCTTCGTAAAAAAACATTGCAAATGTTGTGTAATGTTAATACCTTGTTATTTGAATATGTGCTATTTATACCTTGTTATTTGAATATGGGCTATTTGGTACACTAAAATATTGCATAGAAATCACATTAAGTAATGAAAAACACAAGAATTATGCTGACAAAATCAAAGCTTTCAAAATCATGAGATAATAGTTGTCCCATTTAGGTGTTCTTACTCGCTAAACAGACTCCCTGCATGATCTCTCACTTGGCTTACACTAACCATGGAAACGAATAACAAGGTGATAGTGATTGAGTGTTTTGATTTGTATTGCCAAATACTATTGAAAATTGTGGGTTATAGCGCTTCTGACAGTGTAAATCTTAAgacagcatttacaatttttaaattggttgattatatttatagtttCTCTTAATAAATTGCTGTTTTTTGAGTTATAAATTCTTGGTTTTGAATTGtcaaaatttttggtttttgttttgAATTGAGAGTTCTAGAGTTAGATTGTTAATGTAGAGTTAGCAAGATTGTCGCGATTGTATTTTAACCATATGAAGTACCATGGTAGAAATCACATCCACCCAATACTGTGCTATTATTACCAGGTTATATACGAAGCTCTGCTTGTGCTATTACTAGGAGAGCTAAATATCACTCTACTACAATCTAgttcttattaaaaatataagccTTCATATTTGGTGTTGTCACTCTTTCATCAGTCTTAGTGAGGTTGACTTGATAAACAATGAAAAGGTGTGGTTTGTTGCCATGGCTGGCCAAGCTACTGTAATCTAAATTCTGTATTGTGAATCTTAAAATGATATTGAATATATTAAAGTTCAATAGTCTCTATTGAATCTCTATTCAGTGATTCTAAGTAAGCTACACTAAGTTAAGTAAGTAGAGAGAGAGAAACAATAGCGAGCAAACAACTCTTTTTATCAGTAGACAATAGCCaatataaaacaatgaaaacaGTACTCACAAACTGCAAGGTTGAGTACCATGGGTAGCTAGATTATTCCATGTTTGCTGCTATATGCAGAGAACAGTACCAATTCACATGGTAGCCATTCACAGGAATTGACTTACTTTTGGATGAAAATCACTGATAAATTTAAGAATTTCCTTATATTAAAAGAAGCTAGAATCTACCGCAATATCTCAACTCTTGATTGTTACTGTGGTACGCTCATTCTAGCTAGTAGGCTGGGCTGGCATCCACAAGTATGAGGGTTGCGTTATTTAGGTAGCGCCGGCCTATTTCACTTACAATAAGTATAAATTGTTAGAACAAGATGGGCCTTGaagtgttattattatattattcaagAGAATAAATAACGACCTTGACATTAGTTTTGAGTCTTATATGTTATCAACTCTTACCTCATTAGCTAGTCCTTTATCACTAGCTAGTGGGATAAGATATGTGTCCTCTATTACTAGCTAGTGAGGTAAGATATGTGTCCTCTATTACTAGCTAGTCAGGTAAGATATGTGTCCTCTATTACTAGCTAGTGAGGTAAGATATGTGTCCTCTATTACTAGCTAGTGGGATAAGATATGTGTCCTCTATTACTAGCTAGTCAGGTAAGATATGTGGACTCTATTACTAGCTAGTGAGGTAAGATATGTGTCCTCTATTACTAGCTAGTGAGATAAGATATGTGTCCTCTATCACTAGCTGGTGAGATAAGTTATGTGTCCTCTATTACCAGCTAGTGAGGTGAGATATGTGTCCTCTATCACTAGCTAGTGAGATAAGATATGTGTCCTCTATTACTAGCTAGTGAGATAAGATATGTGTCCTCTATTACTAGCTAGTCAGGTAAGATATGTGTCCTCTATTACTAGCTAGTGGGATAAGATATGTGTCCTCTATTACTAGCTAGTCAGGTAAGATATGTGTCCTCTATTACTAGCTAATGAGATAAGATATGTGTCCTCTATTACTAGCTAGTGGTATAAGATATGTGTCCTCTATTACTAGCTAGTGAGGTAAGATATGTGTCCTCTATTACTAGCTAGTGAAATAAGATATGTGTCCTCTATCACTAGCTGGTGAGATAAGATATGTGTCCTCTATTACTAGCTAGTGAGGTGAGATATGTGTCCTCTATCCTCAGCTAGTGAAGTAGGATATGTGTCCTCTATCACTAGCTAGTCAGGTAAGATATGTGTCCTCTATTACTAGCTAGTGAGGTAAGATATGTGTCCTCTATCACTAGCTAGTGAGGTGAGATATGTGTCCTCTATTACTAGCTAGTGAGATAAGATATGTGTCCTCTATTACTAGCTAGTCAGGTAAGATATGTGTCCTCTATCACTAGCTAGTGAGATAAGATATATGTCCTCTATTACTAGCTAGTGGGATAAGATATGTGTCCTCTATTACTAGCTAGTCAGGTAAGATATGTGGACTCTATTACTAGCTAGTGAGGTAAGATATGTGTCCTCTATTACTAGCTAGTGAGATAAGATATGTGTCCTCTATTACTAGCTAGTGAAATAAGATATGTGTCCTCTATCACTAGCTGGTGAGATAAGATATGTGTCCTCTATTACTAGCTAGTGAGGTGAGATATGTGTCCTCTATCACTAGCTAGTGAGGTAAGATATGTGTCCTCTATTACTAGCTAGTGAAATAAGATATGTGTCCTCTATCACTAGCTGGTGAGATAAGATATGTGTCCTCTATTACTAGCTAGTGAGGTGAGATATGTGTCCTCTATTACTAGCTAGTGAAGTAAGATATGTGTCCTCTATCACTAGCTAGTGAGATAAGATATGTGTCCTCTATTACTAGCTAGTGAGATAAGATATGTGTCCTCTATTACTAGCTAGTGAGATAAGATATGTGTCCTCTATTACTAGCTAGTCAGGTAAGATATGTGTCCTCTATTACTAGCTAGTGGGATAAGATATGTGTCCTCTATTACTAGCTAGTCAGGTAAGATATGTGTCCTCTATTACTAGCTAGTGGGATAAGATATGTGTCCTCTATTACTAGCTAGTCAGGTAAGATAGGTGTCCTCTATTACTAGCTAGTGAGGTAGGATATGTGTCCTCTATTACTAGCTAGTGAGATAAGATATATGTCCTCTGCAGGAAACCACGCGCGGGGCTGGAATGATCCTCCTCAATTCAAGTATGACGCTCAAGGAGTTAAAGTCACAGCATCAAATCCCTTAGCTACCAACAAGCGCATTGGTCATGACCTTTCAAACCTTCATCAAAAACAGGCTGGCGTGTCTCCTCAATGCATAGGTAAGCTTTTTAAGTGTTCCTTCTTGTTAATGATGTTTCCAACAAAATTTGAAAGAGTGATTGGATTAAACGATCATCATGTCGCAAAAGTGAAATGCATATACAAAGAGGTTTCAGAAAAAGTACATACAGACTTTATGGTAAATGGCGATTTGCACTCTGTCGTTTGGCTGGTCAGCAGACGTTGCATATAAAGTGAGCATCTTTTTAAACATGCTGATAGACTCGTGCTGTTTCATCAAGCACTGTTGTTTCAAACTTGCTAAAACCCTTGCAGATGCTGAATCGCCTCCCTTTGCCCAAACCGGTCTGCCTGTGCCAGCACTGAAATCAGTGCCAATACTTAATATGCCAGACAAGCCAACTGCTGCTGAAGCAAGTGAACATACACTACAGCTAGTACTTCCAGACATGGCAGATGACACTGAGTTCTGCATGTACTGCAGCAGGTGCTTCCAAGAGTGTACAGAAACGCTGCTAGCTGAACAACTGCTGCAGGTCTACCATCAGTATGGAATGCATTTACGCCATAGATATGTAAACCTATATAtctatagtttatatatctatggtttactcctactactgactagtgcACAGAGTATATACTCATacactgactagtgtacagagtttatactcctactactgactagtgtacagagtatACACTcttactactgactagtgtacagagtatatactcctactactgactagtgtacagagtatatactcttactgactagtgtacagagtttatactcctactactgactagtgtacagagtatACACTcttactactgactagtgtacagagtatAAACTCCTATTACTGACTAGTATACAGAgtatatactactactactgactagtgtacagagtatGTATTCAtactactgactagtatacAGAGTATATACtcctactactgactagtgtacagagtatGTACTCctactactgactagtatacAGAGTATACACtcctactactgactagtgtacagagtatGTACTCctactactgactagtatacAGAGTATACACtcctactactgactagtgtacagagtatGTACTCctactactgactagtatacAGAGTATACACtcctactactgactagtgtacagagtatGTACTCctactactgactagtatacAGAGTATAAACTCctactactgactagtatacAGAGTATGTACtcctactactgactagtgtacagagtatGTACTCctactactgactagtatacAGAGTATAAACtcctactactgactagtgtacagagtatAAACTCCTACTACAGTACTGACTAGTCTAAGTTTTTCGACTCATTAAAgcacattcatttttgttggagttatCTTCACATAGCGAAGGTAGCTTTTGACCCAACATGCTTTAATATTATGTTTCCTGGTTATTTTCAGGCAAGACTGGCAGCTGATGTAAATAAACGAATTGGAATATTTGAGAAAAGTTGGAATTCCGGCAAACTTTCACCAAATGCTAAACCAACTGTGGGTCACCTAGCACGAGGTAATCTGTCAGTATTTGATCTGCAAAAGCTGCTTTAGTTATGGTATGCAGGGGCAAACTTTTCTGTGGTCTCTAGTTATGAGCAGGTTTTCAGCCCACCTACAACCCACAGATACTtgttttgaaaatctttacttGAAAACTTCACAAACTAATAACTTAGGCAATATGTCGCTCTTGTTATACGAGGTTGACACACATCTCAGGGGTGACACGCGTCTCAGGGGTGACACACGTCTCAGGGGTGTCGCATCTCAGGGGTGATACACGTCTCAGGGGTGTCGCATCTCAGGGGTGATACACGTCTCAGGGATGACACACATCTCAGGGGTGACACATATCTCAGGGGTGACACACGTCTCAGGGGTGACATACATCTCAGGGGTGATGCATATCTCAGGGGTGACACACATCTCAGGGGAGACACGCATCTCAAGGGTAACACACATCTCAGGGGTGACACACGTCTCAGGGGTGTCACATCTCAGGAGTGACACACATCTCAGGGATGACACACATCTCAGGGGTGACACATATCTCAGGGGTGACACACGTCTCAGGGCTGACACACGTCTCAGGGGTGACACACGTCTCAGGGGTGACACACATCTCAGGGGTGACACACATCTCAGGGGAGACACACATCTCAGGGGTCACACACATCTCAGGGGTCACACACATCTCAGGGGTGATACACATCTCAGGGATGACACACATCTCAGGGGTGACACACATCTCAGGGGAGACACACATCTCCGGGAAGACACACATCTCAGGGATGACACACATCTCAGGGGTGACACATATCTCAGGGGTGACACACGTCTCAGGGGTGACACACGTCTCAGGGGTGACACACGTCTCAGGGGTGACACACGTCTCAGGGGTGACACACATCTCAGGGGTGACACACATCTCAGGGGAGACACACATCTCAGGGGTCACACACATCTCAGG
This region includes:
- the LOC137405681 gene encoding steroid receptor RNA activator 1-like isoform X1 — its product is MEDKNVLPGNHARGWNDPPQFKYDAQGVKVTASNPLATNKRIGHDLSNLHQKQAGVSPQCIDAESPPFAQTGLPVPALKSVPILNMPDKPTAAEASEHTLQLVLPDMADDTEFCMYCSRCFQECTETLLAEQLLQARLAADVNKRIGIFEKSWNSGKLSPNAKPTVGHLARALELKEYKLADKIHMKLVTDHISEVSQWIVGIKKLIQAGCSPS
- the LOC137405681 gene encoding steroid receptor RNA activator 1-like isoform X2, producing the protein MPDKPTAAEASEHTLQLVLPDMADDTEFCMYCSRCFQECTETLLAEQLLQARLAADVNKRIGIFEKSWNSGKLSPNAKPTVGHLARALELKEYKLADKIHMKLVTDHISEVSQWIVGIKKLIQAGCSPS